A stretch of the Bordetella genomosp. 8 genome encodes the following:
- a CDS encoding tetratricopeptide repeat protein has product MRSIYSKSIAGSMLLSACLLLGGNAHAAEATPDQVYQAAQAGNYREAQAMMDQILRDHPNSAKAHFVEAELLGKQGKLQQAQAELNTAIRLDPSQNFARPGAVDELRSLIASNGNASRAQGTFSGIPWGMVLAIAGLLIVVSLVMRARRRANGAAGPYGGPNGGYGPMRTSSPYGPNGPNGPYGPQGGAPGAPQGGYGYPGGVAPGQAGPGMGSGILGGLATGAAVGAGVVAGEALMDRVLHRGSDNAGNIGNVDPARGAGAATTGEQGYDMGGNDFGLRDASSWDDDEKRKLANNDGGDNTWNVGNPWDDGGSSSDGGSWDDGSSSGSDDWT; this is encoded by the coding sequence ATGCGCTCCATCTACTCAAAGTCCATCGCCGGCTCGATGCTGCTGTCCGCCTGCCTGCTCCTGGGCGGCAACGCCCATGCGGCGGAGGCCACGCCCGATCAGGTGTACCAGGCCGCGCAGGCGGGAAATTATCGCGAAGCCCAGGCGATGATGGACCAGATCCTGCGCGATCATCCGAACAGCGCCAAGGCGCATTTCGTGGAAGCGGAATTACTGGGCAAGCAAGGCAAGCTGCAGCAGGCCCAGGCGGAACTCAATACCGCGATCCGCCTGGATCCCAGCCAGAATTTCGCCCGTCCGGGCGCCGTGGACGAACTGCGCAGCCTGATCGCTTCGAACGGCAACGCATCGCGCGCGCAAGGCACGTTTTCCGGCATTCCCTGGGGGATGGTGCTGGCGATCGCCGGGCTGTTGATCGTCGTGTCCCTGGTCATGCGCGCACGCAGGCGCGCCAACGGCGCGGCCGGACCCTATGGCGGTCCCAACGGCGGCTACGGTCCCATGCGTACGTCCTCGCCTTACGGGCCTAATGGGCCTAACGGACCCTACGGGCCGCAAGGCGGGGCTCCCGGCGCTCCCCAGGGCGGCTACGGCTATCCCGGCGGCGTCGCTCCTGGACAGGCCGGTCCCGGCATGGGCTCGGGCATCCTCGGCGGCCTGGCGACCGGGGCGGCGGTGGGCGCCGGCGTGGTCGCGGGAGAAGCCCTGATGGACCGCGTCCTGCATCGCGGTTCGGACAATGCAGGCAATATCGGCAACGTCGATCCCGCGCGCGGCGCCGGCGCGGCGACTACCGGCGAACAAGGCTATGACATGGGCGGCAACGATTTCGGCCTGCGCGATGCCAGCTCCTGGGACGATGACGAAAAACGCAAGCTCGCCAACAACGACGGCGGCGACAACACCTGGAACGTGGGCAATCCCTGGGACGATGGTGGTTCTTCCAGCGATGGCGGTTCCTGGGACGACGGCAGCAGCAGCGGATCCGACGATTGGACCTGA
- a CDS encoding PadR family transcriptional regulator: MNFPFHHWFFMRRAMGGMGMGGWGMHHGMVGRHGGGHRGRHGHRGDDGDHDGGDRGWIRGRKFGGDELQLMLLGILEKNPSHGYELIKALGAMSSGFYTPSPGMIYPALTYLEEIGYATVELEGSKKRYHLSEEGRAHLDANRDRLDMMFGKLKHVARKMEWMRRAWTGQPMEAGPEGEDVATGWVPELVQARQALKQAVFRRDDADPAEQRRIAAILMRAVREIEGDGTEQA, translated from the coding sequence ATGAACTTTCCTTTCCATCATTGGTTTTTCATGCGCCGCGCCATGGGCGGCATGGGCATGGGCGGCTGGGGCATGCATCACGGCATGGTCGGCCGCCACGGCGGCGGTCATCGCGGGCGCCACGGCCATCGCGGCGATGACGGCGATCACGACGGCGGCGATCGCGGCTGGATACGCGGGCGCAAGTTCGGCGGCGACGAACTGCAGCTGATGCTGCTGGGCATCCTGGAAAAAAATCCCAGCCATGGCTATGAGTTGATCAAGGCCCTGGGCGCGATGAGCAGCGGCTTCTACACACCCAGCCCCGGCATGATCTATCCCGCGCTGACCTACCTGGAAGAAATCGGCTACGCCACCGTTGAACTCGAAGGCAGCAAGAAGCGCTATCACCTGTCGGAAGAAGGCCGCGCGCATCTGGACGCCAACCGTGACAGGCTCGACATGATGTTCGGCAAGCTCAAGCACGTGGCCCGGAAAATGGAATGGATGCGCCGCGCGTGGACGGGCCAGCCCATGGAAGCCGGCCCGGAAGGCGAAGACGTCGCCACCGGCTGGGTACCCGAACTCGTGCAGGCCAGGCAGGCGCTGAAGCAGGCCGTATTCCGTCGCGACGACGCGGACCCCGCGGAACAACGCCGCATCGCCGCCATCCTGATGCGAGCAGTGCGGGAAATCGAAGGCGACGGCACGGAGCAAGCATGA
- a CDS encoding siderophore-interacting protein, with protein sequence MTTLELSVQRVRHDLKMRMLQVVRTRLVSPQLLCVTLTGEDLRGFVSASFDDHVKVFFPEPGQDRPVLPIVGLEGISMPAGAPRPAARDYTPRRYDADANELDIEFVLHGDGPASSWAAQARPGQFIGVGGPRGSFIVPMAFDWHLLIGDETALPAIARRLQELPASTRAIAIIEVADAKAEIPLPSREGITLQWLHRDGAPAGDPARLEQAARQLQLPAGEGYVWAAAESVAAKAVRRVLVDERGIPKNRIRASSYWKRGASGVHETLED encoded by the coding sequence ATGACGACACTCGAACTCTCCGTGCAACGCGTGCGCCATGACTTGAAGATGCGCATGCTGCAAGTCGTCCGCACACGCCTCGTCTCACCGCAACTGCTCTGCGTCACGCTGACCGGCGAAGACCTGCGCGGCTTCGTGTCCGCCTCGTTCGACGATCACGTAAAGGTCTTTTTCCCCGAACCTGGGCAGGACCGGCCCGTCCTGCCCATCGTCGGTCTGGAAGGCATCTCCATGCCGGCGGGCGCACCGCGTCCGGCCGCGCGCGACTACACGCCGCGGCGCTACGACGCCGACGCCAATGAACTCGATATCGAGTTCGTGCTGCATGGCGACGGCCCCGCGTCCAGCTGGGCCGCGCAGGCCCGTCCCGGCCAGTTCATCGGCGTGGGCGGGCCACGCGGTTCCTTCATCGTGCCCATGGCCTTCGATTGGCATTTGCTGATCGGCGACGAAACCGCCTTGCCGGCCATCGCGCGCCGCTTGCAGGAATTGCCCGCATCGACGCGCGCCATCGCCATCATCGAGGTCGCCGACGCCAAGGCGGAAATCCCGCTCCCCTCGCGTGAGGGCATCACGCTGCAATGGCTGCATCGCGATGGCGCCCCGGCTGGCGATCCCGCGCGGCTGGAACAAGCCGCGCGCCAGCTGCAATTGCCCGCGGGAGAAGGCTATGTCTGGGCGGCCGCCGAATCCGTCGCCGCCAAGGCCGTACGGCGCGTGCTGGTGGACGAACGCGGTATCCCCAAGAACCGCATCCGCGCTTCCAGCTACTGGAAGCGCGGCGCGTCCGGGGTACACGAAACGCTCGAGGATTGA
- a CDS encoding Bug family tripartite tricarboxylate transporter substrate binding protein — MLKKLRHAMTAAVMACVLSSTSCWAAETWPAQTINIVVPFPPGGTTDVIARVLAEKLGPILKQSVIVENRQGAGGNVGAAYVARAKPDGYTLLVSSAGPLSINQQLYASPGYDPIKDFAPVSLLASVPIMLVSNVKAPFKTVAELIAYAKAHPGRVAYGSQGSGTTSHLTMELLKHDAGIDLQHIPYRGSAPAATDLIGGQILVMFDNSPTTYPQVKAGTMQPLGVASSHRLPSMKDIPAIAETVPGFESDAWFGLVAPAHTPPEIVNRINAAVRQALADPAVIAKFQATGVDLVSDTPQQFQRFILSEKDKWGKIIKATNLKIG, encoded by the coding sequence ATGTTGAAGAAGCTGCGGCACGCGATGACGGCCGCTGTGATGGCCTGCGTCCTTTCGTCAACGTCATGCTGGGCGGCGGAAACGTGGCCAGCGCAGACCATCAATATCGTCGTCCCCTTTCCCCCCGGCGGCACCACCGATGTGATCGCGCGCGTGCTGGCCGAGAAGCTCGGCCCCATCCTGAAGCAATCGGTGATCGTGGAGAACCGCCAGGGCGCCGGCGGGAACGTCGGCGCCGCCTATGTCGCGCGCGCCAAGCCCGACGGCTACACCTTGCTGGTCTCCAGCGCCGGTCCCTTGAGCATCAACCAGCAGTTGTATGCCAGCCCCGGCTACGATCCGATCAAGGACTTCGCGCCCGTATCGTTGCTGGCCTCGGTGCCGATCATGCTGGTGTCGAACGTGAAGGCGCCTTTCAAGACCGTCGCCGAACTGATCGCCTATGCCAAGGCGCATCCTGGCCGGGTCGCCTACGGTTCGCAAGGCAGCGGCACGACCAGCCATCTGACGATGGAACTGCTCAAGCACGATGCGGGCATCGATCTGCAGCATATTCCCTACCGGGGCAGCGCACCGGCGGCGACCGACCTGATCGGCGGGCAGATCCTGGTGATGTTCGACAACTCGCCCACCACCTATCCGCAGGTCAAGGCGGGCACGATGCAACCCCTGGGCGTGGCATCCAGCCACCGCCTGCCGAGCATGAAGGACATACCCGCCATCGCGGAAACGGTGCCCGGCTTCGAATCCGACGCGTGGTTCGGGCTTGTCGCGCCGGCGCATACGCCGCCGGAGATCGTGAATCGGATCAACGCGGCGGTGCGCCAGGCGCTGGCCGACCCCGCCGTCATCGCCAAGTTCCAGGCCACCGGCGTGGACCTGGTCAGCGATACCCCGCAGCAATTCCAGCGCTTCATCCTTTCGGAAAAGGACAAGTGGGGAAAGATCATCAAGGCGACGAACCTGAAGATCGGCTAG
- a CDS encoding amidohydrolase family protein, which yields MHACPGPDRETRKPRFQMPQGACDCHAHIFGPAHRFPYSPERSYTPEDCTVEDYEKLLATLGIDRAVIVHGGAHGTDNAATLDALRRMGPRARGVAVIPPGRPVKERVAMHELGMRGYRMSTVVGGGVGFDAFDALAAEAREMGWHLVLHFKKSDELVDLAPRLRAQRVDVVLDHLARIRADEGVRSPAFHALAGLMDSGRVWIKLASLYRLSSQPYPHDDMLPMIHECVRRWPDRLIWGSNWPHPICDVPMPNDGDLVDLIPLWAPDPEVQRKMLVENPARLYGF from the coding sequence ATGCACGCCTGCCCCGGCCCCGACCGTGAAACCCGCAAGCCGCGCTTCCAGATGCCGCAAGGCGCCTGCGATTGCCACGCGCATATTTTCGGCCCGGCGCACCGCTTCCCCTACTCGCCGGAACGCAGCTACACGCCGGAAGACTGCACCGTGGAGGACTACGAAAAGCTGCTCGCGACCTTGGGCATCGACCGCGCGGTAATCGTGCATGGCGGTGCGCACGGCACCGACAATGCAGCCACGCTGGATGCCTTGCGGCGCATGGGTCCGCGCGCGCGCGGCGTGGCGGTGATCCCGCCGGGCCGACCAGTCAAGGAACGTGTAGCCATGCACGAACTCGGGATGCGCGGCTACCGCATGTCGACGGTGGTCGGTGGCGGCGTCGGTTTCGACGCCTTCGATGCCCTGGCCGCGGAAGCCCGCGAGATGGGCTGGCATCTGGTGCTGCATTTCAAGAAATCCGACGAGTTGGTGGACCTGGCTCCACGCCTGCGCGCGCAGCGCGTCGATGTGGTGCTGGACCACCTGGCCCGCATACGCGCCGACGAAGGCGTCCGGAGCCCGGCGTTCCATGCACTGGCCGGGCTGATGGATAGCGGACGCGTATGGATCAAGCTGGCCAGCCTGTACCGCTTGTCGAGCCAACCTTATCCGCACGACGACATGCTGCCGATGATCCACGAGTGCGTACGGCGCTGGCCGGATCGGCTGATATGGGGCAGCAACTGGCCGCATCCGATATGCGATGTCCCGATGCCGAACGATGGCGACCTGGTGGATCTGATCCCGCTATGGGCGCCGGACCCCGAGGTGCAACGCAAGATGCTGGTGGAGAACCCGGCCAGGCTTTACGGGTTCTGA
- a CDS encoding carboxymuconolactone decarboxylase family protein, with protein MSARIDKEIASKAMGQPHESMAQLADSYRALLGYLPPRVESRLVVTGALDPEVVRLQEEVRAHAMNPACFDTKTAQLMIFGMLVVELSDAAMIHGIAARRAGATWEEMQAVVSMAYIFRGVSAANRGAEMLARIAEREAQAAAGATE; from the coding sequence ATGTCAGCTCGTATCGACAAAGAGATCGCCAGCAAGGCCATGGGCCAACCGCACGAAAGCATGGCGCAACTGGCGGATTCGTACCGTGCCCTGCTGGGCTACCTGCCGCCACGCGTGGAATCGCGCCTGGTGGTGACCGGCGCGCTCGATCCCGAAGTGGTGCGCCTGCAGGAAGAAGTGCGCGCGCACGCGATGAACCCCGCCTGCTTCGACACCAAGACAGCGCAGTTGATGATCTTCGGCATGCTGGTGGTGGAATTGAGCGATGCCGCCATGATCCACGGCATCGCGGCGCGCCGCGCCGGCGCGACCTGGGAAGAGATGCAGGCCGTGGTGAGCATGGCGTACATCTTCCGCGGCGTTTCCGCGGCCAATCGCGGCGCGGAAATGCTGGCGCGCATTGCCGAACGCGAAGCGCAGGCGGCCGCCGGCGCGACGGAATGA
- a CDS encoding GntR family transcriptional regulator has translation MKNLLEAPAVDTDAGTGSSLTASVAIQVRAAILQGIYAPGAKLRLDDLRREYGVSLSPLREALTRLAAEGLVQITDQRGYRVAPVSAANLLEVTKLRIQLEVMALTESLAKGDDRWEDSLVVAYHRLGRLEREGTRDERWEKAHRAFHLTLFAACGMPLLLRFCGTLHDLSDRYRRLFLVRHAPDANVPDEHQGIFDAAMARDAARAAQILTRHLERTGRNVMAILNEAQAADPAPYR, from the coding sequence ATGAAGAACCTCCTGGAAGCACCTGCCGTCGACACCGATGCCGGAACCGGCTCGTCCCTGACGGCGTCTGTCGCGATCCAGGTGCGAGCGGCCATCCTGCAGGGCATCTATGCGCCCGGCGCCAAGCTCAGGCTGGACGATCTACGCCGCGAGTACGGCGTCAGCCTGAGTCCGCTGCGCGAAGCGCTGACCCGGCTGGCGGCGGAAGGCCTGGTGCAGATCACCGACCAGCGCGGCTACCGCGTCGCGCCGGTTTCCGCCGCCAATCTGCTGGAGGTCACCAAGCTCCGCATCCAGCTGGAAGTCATGGCCTTGACCGAATCCCTGGCGAAAGGCGACGACCGCTGGGAAGACAGCCTGGTCGTCGCATACCATCGCCTGGGCCGGCTGGAACGGGAAGGCACGCGTGACGAACGCTGGGAAAAAGCTCATCGCGCGTTTCACCTGACCCTGTTCGCCGCCTGTGGCATGCCCTTGCTGCTGCGTTTCTGCGGCACCCTGCACGATCTCAGCGATCGTTACCGGCGCCTGTTCCTGGTGCGGCATGCGCCCGACGCCAACGTGCCCGACGAGCACCAGGGTATCTTCGACGCCGCCATGGCGCGCGATGCCGCTCGCGCGGCGCAGATATTGACCCGTCACCTGGAGCGCACGGGCCGCAACGTGATGGCTATCCTCAACGAAGCGCAGGCTGCGGATCCCGCACCGTATCGATGA
- a CDS encoding LysR family transcriptional regulator, producing MELRHLRYFIAAAESGSIRIAAERIHVTQPAISRQIQDLEEELGLMLFERTPRGLKLTVAGQAYLREARAAIAHLEAAARTARRLSSGAQGYLRLGFVENSAWDGIVPDIFRRFQLEVPDVRMELIPMNTPDQLQQIEAGTLDGGFVYQYGPLPDAFDALPLGTKNVLLAAPLAWRLPIASTGNGDAGAGAGANAGKGTGELPSVALRDIADWPFVTFPRAVYPLYFDKLIGSCQELGVTLRVVQEVSTEAAMLALVCAGIGAAIVNSANLGRPPALARFARLSDLSIDMPLVFSSSKHAANPVLARFIDTVRDPQPALR from the coding sequence ATGGAACTACGGCATCTACGCTATTTCATCGCCGCCGCCGAGTCGGGCAGCATCCGTATCGCGGCGGAGCGCATACACGTCACCCAACCGGCGATTTCCCGGCAGATCCAGGACCTGGAAGAAGAGCTGGGCCTGATGCTGTTCGAGCGCACCCCGCGCGGGCTGAAGTTGACCGTGGCCGGACAGGCATATCTGCGCGAGGCGCGCGCCGCCATCGCCCATCTGGAAGCGGCCGCGCGCACGGCCAGGCGCCTGTCGTCGGGCGCGCAGGGCTATCTGCGGCTGGGCTTCGTCGAGAACAGCGCCTGGGACGGCATCGTTCCCGATATCTTCCGGCGATTCCAGCTGGAAGTCCCGGACGTGCGCATGGAGTTGATCCCGATGAACACGCCCGATCAATTGCAGCAGATCGAAGCGGGTACGCTCGACGGCGGCTTCGTCTACCAGTACGGCCCGCTGCCTGACGCATTCGATGCCCTGCCGCTCGGGACGAAAAACGTGCTGCTCGCCGCGCCGTTGGCGTGGCGGCTACCCATCGCATCCACCGGGAACGGCGACGCGGGCGCTGGCGCGGGCGCGAACGCCGGCAAAGGCACGGGCGAACTTCCAAGCGTGGCCTTGCGCGACATCGCCGATTGGCCGTTCGTGACCTTCCCGCGCGCGGTCTATCCCTTGTATTTCGACAAGCTGATCGGCAGTTGCCAGGAACTGGGGGTGACGCTGCGCGTCGTGCAGGAAGTCTCGACCGAGGCGGCCATGCTGGCGCTGGTATGCGCCGGCATAGGCGCGGCCATCGTCAATTCGGCCAACCTGGGACGTCCGCCCGCGCTGGCCCGGTTCGCGCGCCTGAGCGACCTGTCGATCGACATGCCGCTGGTGTTCTCCTCCAGCAAGCACGCGGCCAACCCCGTGCTGGCCCGCTTCATCGATACGGTGCGGGATCCGCAGCCTGCGCTTCGTTGA
- a CDS encoding MBL fold metallo-hydrolase, producing MKFTAASTRRASAASAVKLAVLAAAISLSGIQAAAWAQGVAPDAGKASPTVPPQVRTQAPGFYRMMLGQFEVTGVSDGTIAIPLDKLLQTPPEQTRADLARAHRSEPVETSINTFLIHTGTHLVLVDTGAGDFFGNRGGGQLLRNIKAAGYDAADIDMVLLTHIHGDHSGGLTVKGRMLFPNADVFVDKHDTDYWLNPANAAKAPEKDRHVFEQAHQSLDPYAQAGRLKPFASGAQILPGIRAVAQPGHTPGHTRYLVESDGHRLELWGDIVHAEEVQFGRPDVTIQFDVAAADAARARKQAFDEAARDGYMVGGAHIPFPGLGHVQRAGQGYRWLPVAYSLDGLKP from the coding sequence ATGAAATTCACCGCAGCTTCGACCCGCCGCGCAAGCGCGGCTTCCGCCGTGAAACTGGCCGTCCTCGCGGCCGCCATATCGCTGTCCGGCATCCAGGCAGCCGCCTGGGCCCAGGGAGTGGCGCCGGATGCGGGCAAGGCAAGCCCTACGGTCCCGCCGCAGGTGCGAACCCAGGCGCCCGGGTTCTATCGCATGATGCTGGGACAGTTCGAAGTCACCGGTGTTTCCGACGGCACCATCGCCATACCGCTCGACAAGCTCCTGCAAACGCCGCCCGAACAGACCCGGGCCGACCTTGCGCGCGCGCATCGCTCGGAGCCGGTGGAAACGTCCATCAATACCTTCCTGATCCATACCGGTACCCACCTCGTCCTGGTGGACACCGGCGCCGGCGACTTCTTCGGCAATCGTGGCGGTGGCCAGTTGCTGCGCAACATCAAGGCGGCGGGCTACGACGCGGCGGACATCGATATGGTGCTGCTGACCCATATCCATGGCGATCACTCGGGCGGACTGACCGTCAAGGGGCGCATGCTGTTCCCCAATGCGGATGTCTTTGTGGACAAGCACGACACCGATTACTGGCTCAATCCCGCCAACGCAGCCAAGGCGCCGGAGAAGGACCGCCATGTATTCGAGCAGGCGCATCAATCGCTTGATCCTTACGCGCAGGCCGGCCGACTCAAGCCTTTCGCCAGCGGCGCGCAGATACTGCCCGGCATACGCGCGGTCGCCCAGCCCGGACATACGCCGGGGCACACCCGATATCTGGTGGAAAGCGATGGACACCGGCTGGAGCTCTGGGGCGACATCGTCCATGCCGAAGAAGTGCAGTTCGGTCGCCCGGACGTGACCATCCAGTTCGACGTCGCGGCGGCCGACGCCGCGCGCGCCCGCAAGCAGGCCTTCGACGAAGCGGCCCGCGACGGCTATATGGTGGGCGGCGCGCACATCCCCTTCCCCGGACTTGGCCATGTGCAGCGCGCCGGCCAGGGCTATCGCTGGCTGCCCGTGGCATACAGCCTGGACGGCCTGAAACCGTAG
- a CDS encoding MFS transporter, translated as MAETGSISHGYVVGMFFLCFVFSYIDRQVVSILVQPLKASLALSDTQIGLLQGIAFTLCYATAGVFVARMVDRSNRVMLSAACVAIWAISTAMCGTATSFGELLVWRAGTAIAEAALSPAALSIFSDLFPPRKVARASSIFMLGPYVGGGVALLGGGALLGWMAAPDASAWLARHELHPWQMVFFVLGLPGLVLAALVALTIKEPARRGVPVGASEGAPPFQEVLRELFVRNRFCLPYFFGYVALILLFYSHSAWFPTMIIRRFGLSASEVGKLAGPIYMVGGMAGVVSASFLVGKVSDAGALRKVLRIAAWAATLLIPVACAAPLAPSLTLTLALYGLCAYAASIVMALAPVPLQIAIPNRMRGRSLALLVFLTNAISGGLGPYAVGGINEWLADPHTGLATALAIVGTIAAALSALLYWIATRRAASMEPVIRTESVAAGRAAI; from the coding sequence ATGGCGGAGACCGGTTCGATATCCCATGGCTACGTCGTGGGGATGTTCTTCCTCTGCTTCGTGTTCTCCTATATCGATCGGCAGGTGGTCAGCATCCTGGTGCAGCCGCTCAAGGCCAGCCTGGCGCTGAGCGACACGCAGATCGGCCTGTTGCAAGGGATCGCGTTCACGCTGTGCTACGCCACGGCGGGCGTGTTCGTGGCGCGGATGGTGGACCGCTCCAACCGCGTCATGCTCAGCGCGGCCTGTGTGGCCATCTGGGCGATCTCGACGGCGATGTGCGGCACGGCGACCAGTTTCGGGGAACTGCTGGTGTGGCGCGCCGGCACGGCCATCGCCGAAGCCGCGCTGAGCCCGGCGGCGCTGTCGATCTTCAGCGACCTGTTTCCACCGCGCAAGGTGGCGCGGGCCAGCAGTATCTTCATGCTGGGGCCCTACGTGGGCGGCGGGGTCGCGCTATTGGGCGGCGGTGCGCTGCTGGGCTGGATGGCGGCCCCGGACGCTTCCGCATGGCTGGCGCGGCATGAGCTGCACCCCTGGCAGATGGTGTTCTTCGTCCTCGGGTTGCCCGGCCTGGTGCTGGCCGCGCTGGTCGCGCTGACGATCAAGGAGCCCGCGCGGCGCGGCGTGCCAGTCGGCGCATCCGAGGGCGCGCCACCTTTCCAAGAAGTCCTGCGTGAGCTGTTCGTTCGCAACCGCTTCTGCCTGCCCTACTTCTTCGGCTATGTCGCGCTGATCCTGTTGTTCTATTCGCATTCGGCCTGGTTTCCGACCATGATCATCCGCCGGTTCGGGCTCAGCGCCAGCGAAGTGGGCAAGCTGGCGGGACCGATCTACATGGTGGGCGGCATGGCCGGCGTCGTCAGCGCCAGCTTCCTGGTCGGCAAGGTCAGCGATGCCGGCGCCTTGCGCAAGGTGTTGCGCATCGCCGCCTGGGCCGCGACGCTGCTGATCCCGGTGGCTTGCGCGGCTCCCCTGGCGCCATCCCTGACCCTGACCCTGGCGCTGTACGGCTTGTGCGCCTACGCCGCCAGCATCGTCATGGCACTGGCGCCGGTGCCCTTGCAGATCGCCATACCCAATCGCATGCGCGGCCGTTCGCTCGCGTTGCTGGTGTTCCTGACCAATGCGATCAGCGGCGGTCTCGGTCCCTACGCAGTCGGGGGAATCAACGAGTGGCTGGCGGACCCGCATACCGGCCTGGCCACGGCGCTGGCCATCGTCGGCACGATAGCCGCGGCGCTGAGCGCACTGCTGTACTGGATCGCAACGCGCCGCGCGGCATCCATGGAACCCGTCATCCGCACCGAGAGCGTGGCCGCGGGCCGCGCCGCGATTTGA
- a CDS encoding succinylglutamate desuccinylase/aspartoacylase family protein: MPPTLLEPTIQAAPPPASTAHARKSLISTDVDYDREGFQTGFLRIPYSQDRSAYGHIPTPVAVLKHGTGPTVLLTGGNHGDEYEGPVALMKLLRRMPDMRIRGRLIVIPALNFPAFLNGSRTSPIDRGNLNRMFPGERNGSLTAMIAHYVDTELFPRTDIALDLHAGGASFNHMPTLLAALPGDDTRHAEFLKLVDAFAAPHTMIMDLLGEDRTYGAAAERHGTLFLCGEFGGAATCSVDGVAIVEDGVRRFLHAAGLTVDDHPPAPPRRTALIRVDGARHYLFAPRHGVFEPCFRLGQQVEAGQLAGRLFDPHSPWEPARELHFAGAGMVVCARTYARVEPGDCIALLASPAQW; encoded by the coding sequence ATGCCCCCCACCCTGCTCGAACCCACGATCCAGGCGGCGCCGCCGCCCGCATCCACGGCGCACGCGCGCAAATCGTTGATCTCGACCGACGTCGACTACGACCGCGAAGGTTTCCAGACCGGCTTCCTGCGCATCCCGTATTCGCAGGATCGTTCGGCCTATGGCCACATCCCGACGCCGGTCGCGGTGCTGAAACACGGCACGGGCCCGACCGTGCTGCTGACGGGCGGCAACCATGGCGACGAATACGAAGGTCCCGTGGCCTTGATGAAGCTGCTGCGGCGCATGCCCGACATGCGGATACGCGGCCGGCTGATCGTGATTCCGGCCCTGAACTTCCCGGCCTTCCTGAACGGTTCGCGCACGTCGCCGATCGACCGTGGCAACCTGAACCGGATGTTCCCGGGCGAGCGCAATGGCTCGCTGACGGCCATGATCGCGCATTACGTCGACACCGAGCTCTTTCCGCGCACGGACATCGCGCTGGACCTGCACGCGGGCGGCGCGTCGTTCAATCACATGCCCACGCTGCTGGCGGCATTGCCCGGCGACGACACGCGGCATGCCGAATTCCTGAAGCTGGTCGATGCCTTCGCCGCGCCGCATACGATGATCATGGACCTGCTGGGCGAGGACCGCACCTATGGCGCGGCGGCCGAGCGCCATGGCACGCTGTTCCTGTGCGGCGAGTTCGGCGGCGCCGCGACCTGTAGCGTGGATGGCGTGGCCATCGTGGAGGACGGCGTGCGCCGCTTCCTGCATGCCGCCGGCCTGACGGTCGACGACCATCCGCCCGCGCCGCCGCGCCGCACCGCCTTGATCCGCGTGGACGGCGCGCGGCATTATCTGTTCGCGCCGCGCCATGGGGTGTTCGAACCCTGCTTCCGTCTGGGGCAGCAGGTCGAGGCCGGCCAGCTGGCCGGGCGCCTGTTCGATCCGCACTCACCGTGGGAACCCGCCCGCGAACTGCATTTTGCGGGCGCCGGCATGGTGGTGTGCGCACGGACCTATGCACGCGTCGAACCGGGCGATTGCATCGCCCTGCTCGCGTCCCCCGCCCAATGGTGA
- a CDS encoding thioredoxin family protein, which yields MFQDFDPHRPEPARENVDAMKGAAVLEFGANWCPICQGTQPIIKAAMNRHADVQHIKVEDGKGKPLGRSYKVKLWPTLVFLQDGQEVARLVRPQDEADIENALAGLRTGG from the coding sequence ATGTTCCAGGACTTCGATCCGCACCGCCCTGAACCTGCCCGCGAGAACGTGGACGCCATGAAGGGCGCCGCGGTGCTGGAATTCGGCGCCAACTGGTGTCCCATCTGCCAGGGCACCCAGCCCATCATCAAGGCGGCAATGAACCGGCACGCGGACGTCCAGCACATCAAGGTGGAAGACGGAAAAGGCAAGCCCCTGGGCCGTTCCTACAAGGTCAAGCTATGGCCCACCCTGGTCTTCCTGCAGGATGGCCAGGAAGTCGCGCGGCTGGTGCGGCCGCAAGACGAGGCCGATATCGAAAACGCGCTGGCGGGCCTGCGGACCGGCGGCTGA